The Nocardia sp. NBC_00508 nucleotide sequence CAGGTCGAGCAGTCGCGCCCAGAATGCGGCGAGCGCACCGGCGTCCGCGCAATCGATGGTCACGTGGGCGAGCGAGAGTGCCATGGATATCTCCTTGTTCACGGCTGGGTGATGGGCCAGCACACTTCCGTCCGGTAGGTGGTGGGATCGTCGGCTCGGTCGGGGCCGAACAGGTACATCTCCCGGATCGGCTCGGGCAAGGCGACGTCGTGTTCGGCGACATGACTGCCCAACGCGCCGTAGGTGCGATCGAAATCGTCGAACGGACCGTCGTGCACGGCGACGGCGAAACGGCGCTCGGGCAATTCGATGGCCGAAAGCCCTTGCGGCAGCGCGATGCCGGTATCGGTGATCGGGACGAATGCGACGACCTCGCCCTCGTCGTCTTCGAAGAACTCGGTGCCATACGTGGCGCCGCTGATACCCGCGGGCGCGATGTCGGCCGCGGCCAGTGCTTCGTACAGCGCCTGGAACGTCGATCCGCACCACTGGCCGATGTGGTCCCGCGCTACCACCGCGCTGATGGCGGCGGCCGGAAAGGCCGGGACCGTGCGATACTCCACCGCGATCGGCGCCGCGGGCATCAGCAGCGAACGCAAGGACGCAACGACCGCGCGGGTGCGGGTCAGCTCCTCCTCCATGCGCATCAGGTGTGTGCGCAGCGCGGCGTCGCGGGTGTCCTCGTCCGGCGCGGCGAGCACGGCGCGGATCTCCGGAAGCGGCATGTCCAATGCGCGGAGCCGCCGGATCAGCTGCGCCTGCTCCACCTGTGCGGTCGAATACCGCCGATAGCCCGAACTCGCGTCGATGTCGGCCGGAGTGAGCAGGTCGATCTCATGGTAGTAGCGCAGCGTCTTCACGCTGAGGTGGCTCAGCCTGGAGAACTCCCCGATCGGGACAGTGGCCGTCATGGCACCAGCCAACACCCTCCAGCGACGGGAGGGTCAACGGCACCCGGAGACGACTGCCTGTGGCCTCCGTTCGACCCGGAGCGGCCCGTGTACGGGCCTCGTCCGGCTGCGCCTGCTATGCGAGGGCGAAGGTCAGCAGCAGTGTGGTCTGGAACGCGCCGCGCCACCAGGAGTAGCCGAACCAGACACCCGGAGTGACCTCGCGGATTTCGTCGTAGACCTGCGGCGTCGGCGACGGCGTGTAGTCGAGCGCCCAGGTGGGGCCGCCGTCGAGCAGGGCGGGCGCGGCGTAGACGTCGGCACGCCAGCCTTCGATGCCTGCGCCGGTGAGACGGTTCATCAGGTAACCGCCATCCGGTCCGGTGTAGAAGGTCTTGCCGATCCAGAACGCGGGCGCCAGAGACTGCATGATCGGCGGGCGGGTCACCCAGCCCGCCTGCACACCCGTCGGGATCGCGCCGAGGGGCGCGTCGCGGAAGATCACGTCCTGCTGGTCCGGCGAGCAACGGAACCGCAGCGAATCCAGGGTCGCCGCCTTGTCTCCCGGGTAGAGAACGCAGCCGCCGCCGTAATCGGCGACAGCCGGGATTACTTCCGGGTCGACGGCATCGGCATCGGCCTCGGCGGAGGCCGCGGGGCTTGCGTCGGCGGACGCGGCGGGGTTGGCGTCGGCTGAGGACGCTGGGCCGGCATCGGCGAACGCCGCAGGGCCGGCGACGCCGAGAAAGATGCTGGGGAGACTCAGCGCGAGCAGCACACTGCCCGCGAAACCGTATGCCCTCATCGCTGTCTCCAGATTCGCCGCGCCGGTCGCCGACCCAATTCGATGGTAGGGCGAGTTCGACGTCTCACCGTGGGAACTACCCAACCTGTTACCGGCACTGCTTCGAACACCTCGGGACGATCGGGCCGCGCCGGACCTCCGGTGCGGCAGGACTAGGCTGACCGATGACACCTTCCCCAGAGAGGACCCTCCCGTGCAGCCAGGTGGTCAGTTCGATATGCAACAGTTACTCGCCCAGGCGCAGCAGATGCAGCAGGCGGTGATGGAAGCTCAAGCCGAGATCGCGGCGAGCGAGGTGGAGGGCGCCGCGGGTGGCGGGCTGGTCCAGGTCACCATCAAGGCGACCGGCGAGGTGGTGTCGCTGACCATCGACCCGAAGGCCGTCGACCCCGAGGACGTCGAGACCTTGCAGGACCTGGTGATCGGTGCGATCAACGATGCGATGGCGAACGCGCAGCACCTCGCCGCGGAACGGCTCGGGCCGTTGTCCGGCGGTCTCGGCGGCGGTTCGCTGCCCGGTTTCTGAGCCGAGGTAGCAGTTGTACGAGGGTCCGGTCCAGGATCTGATCGACGAGTTGGGCAAGCTGCCCGGCGTCGGTCCGAAGAGCGCGCAGCGCATCGCCTTTCATCTGCTCCAGGTGGAGTCGCCGGAGATCGATCGGTTGCAGGCCGCCCTGCAGAAGGTGCGCGACGGTGTCCGGTTCTGCGTGGTCTGCGGGACGGTCTCCGATGGCGAGCTGTGTCGCATCTGCGCCGACCCGCGTCGCGACCGCACCATGATCTGCGTGGTCGAAGAGCCCAAGGACGTGCAGGCGATCGAGCGCACCAGGGAGTTCCGCGGCCGCTACCACGTGCTCGGCGGCGCGCTCGATCCGCTCAGTGGCGTCGGCCCCGATCAGCTGCGGATCCGAGAATTGTTGGCGCGCATCGCGAATCAGGAGGACGGTGTCGATGTCACCGAGGTGATCATCGCGACCGATCCGAACACCGAGGGCGAGGCCACCGCCACCTACCTGGTCCGGATGCTGCGCGATTTCCCCGGCTTGAGCGTGACCAGACTGGCTTCGGGCCTGCCGATGGGCGGCGATCTGGAGTTCGCCGACGAGCTGACCCTCGGTCGCGCGCTGTCCGGGCGGCGCGCGCTGTAGCCGCTCCCGGCCCGCGCCGCCGCATGCTCGATGCGATCACGGCGGGTCCGTCGGCTTCCCTTGCAAGGGGATTGCGCCGCGCCGAGCGTGGGTTACTGTGTCGGGGATGAGCATCGAATTCGTGCTGACGACGCTCGTCATCGTCGCCACTCCCGGTACCGGCGTGCTGTTCACCCTCGCGGCCGGTTTGTCGCGAGGCGCCCGGGCCAGCGTGATCGCGGCCTTCGGCTGCACGCTCGGCATCGTTCCACACATGGTCGCGGCGATCACCGGCTTGGCCGCGGTGCTCAACGCCAGCGCGGTCGCGTTCCAGACACTGAAGTACCTCGGCGTCGCCTACCTGCTGTACATGGCGTGGAGCACGTTCCGGGACAAGGGCGCGCTCGCCGTCCCGGAGCAGACCGGGCACGCCGCACCCTCGGCGCGCACGGTGATCACCTCCGCCGTGCTGCTCAACATCCTCAATCCGAAGCTGACCATCTTCTTCTTCGCGTTCCTGCCCCAATTCGTGCCCAGCGGCGCGCCGAACGCGTTGGCGCGCATGCTGGAACTGAGCGGCATCTTCATGTTCGCCACGTTCGTGGTGTTCGCGATCTACGGTGCTTGCGCGGCCGCGGTGCGCAACCAGGTCATCTCCCGCCCCGCCGTGGTGACCTGGATGCGCCGAGCCTTCGGCGCTTCGTTTCTCGCCCTCGCGGGCCGCCTCGCCACCCAGAACCAATGAGCATTTCGCCATCGCTCGACTCCAGCCCGGAGTCCGGGCGTTCGCGCAGCTGTAGGAGGTTCAGAGTTCGACGCGGGACCAGGGGAGGCCGGGGAAGCGAGTCCGGTCGTCAGTGGCCCAGTCCCAGATGAGGGCGGCCACGGTGGCGGGATCGGCGACGGTGGTGCCGAAGTGCTTGTCGGGGGAGCCGTCTCGGTATTCGAGGGTGTAGACGCCGGTGTTCTCGCGGTAGGTCTGGATGTAGAACTGTTCGCCGCGCTCGATGA carries:
- a CDS encoding MerR family transcriptional regulator; the encoded protein is MTATVPIGEFSRLSHLSVKTLRYYHEIDLLTPADIDASSGYRRYSTAQVEQAQLIRRLRALDMPLPEIRAVLAAPDEDTRDAALRTHLMRMEEELTRTRAVVASLRSLLMPAAPIAVEYRTVPAFPAAAISAVVARDHIGQWCGSTFQALYEALAAADIAPAGISGATYGTEFFEDDEGEVVAFVPITDTGIALPQGLSAIELPERRFAVAVHDGPFDDFDRTYGALGSHVAEHDVALPEPIREMYLFGPDRADDPTTYRTEVCWPITQP
- a CDS encoding YbaB/EbfC family nucleoid-associated protein gives rise to the protein MQPGGQFDMQQLLAQAQQMQQAVMEAQAEIAASEVEGAAGGGLVQVTIKATGEVVSLTIDPKAVDPEDVETLQDLVIGAINDAMANAQHLAAERLGPLSGGLGGGSLPGF
- the recR gene encoding recombination mediator RecR: MYEGPVQDLIDELGKLPGVGPKSAQRIAFHLLQVESPEIDRLQAALQKVRDGVRFCVVCGTVSDGELCRICADPRRDRTMICVVEEPKDVQAIERTREFRGRYHVLGGALDPLSGVGPDQLRIRELLARIANQEDGVDVTEVIIATDPNTEGEATATYLVRMLRDFPGLSVTRLASGLPMGGDLEFADELTLGRALSGRRAL
- a CDS encoding LysE family translocator, with the translated sequence MSIEFVLTTLVIVATPGTGVLFTLAAGLSRGARASVIAAFGCTLGIVPHMVAAITGLAAVLNASAVAFQTLKYLGVAYLLYMAWSTFRDKGALAVPEQTGHAAPSARTVITSAVLLNILNPKLTIFFFAFLPQFVPSGAPNALARMLELSGIFMFATFVVFAIYGACAAAVRNQVISRPAVVTWMRRAFGASFLALAGRLATQNQ